The following coding sequences are from one Nicotiana tabacum cultivar K326 chromosome 1, ASM71507v2, whole genome shotgun sequence window:
- the LOC107816359 gene encoding uncharacterized protein LOC107816359 isoform X2, whose amino-acid sequence MDEEINATKSMRSLQITLRDEEDEIDDSGEVNSYDDDDDDDDDVEEEDEEKEAVGLGVLEKPENSWSLRRELFPSKAGGTPAWLDPVNLPTGRSCLCDFCAEPLQFMLQVYAPLTEKDSTFHRTLFLFMCTSMACLLKDQHEQWKRNQVKPSRSVKVFCCQLPRNNSFYSSEPPRNNGKDKPSRAGAVLCGWCGTWKGDKVCGGCRRAHYCSEKHQAVHWKSGHKRRCLPLEASESSNNWTVGEMQEVASNSLWPEYEIAITDECEDKISDDNGELNSLISSSRVDESIESLIDSFEGEDDKKSWASFQERISRTPEQVLRYYRDAGAKPLWPMSSGQPSKAEIPKCSYCGGRRVFEFQVLPQVLYYFGVENDVNSLDWATIAVYTCEASCDGSMAYKEEFVWVQIASQSSTTHR is encoded by the exons ATGGATGAAGAAATTAATGCTACAAAAAGCATGAGGAGCTTGCAAATTACTCTTCGTGATGAGGAAGATGAAATTGATGATAGTGGAGAAGTTAATtcatatgatgatgatgatgatgatgatgatgatgttgaagaGGAGGATGAAGAGAAAGAAGCTGTGGGATTAGGGGTTCTTGAAAAGCCCGAGAATTCATGGTCACTGCGACGTGAGCTATTTCCAAGCAAAGCTGGGGGTACTCCT GCTTGGTTGGATCCAGTTAACTTGCCAACAGGGAGATCATGTCTTTGCGATTTCTGTGCCGAGCCTTTGCAGTTCatgcttcag GTTTATGCACCACTCACTGAGAAGGATTCTACTTTTCATCGTACCTTATTTCTCTTCATGTGCACATCAATGGCCTGTCTCCTTAAAGACCAACACGAGCAGTGGAAAAGGAACCAAGTCAAGCCATCCAGGAG TGTCAAGGTCTTCTGTTGCCAATTGCCCCGTAATAACTCTTTTTACTCCAGTGAGCCCCCAAGAAACAATGGGAAAGATAAACCTTCTAGAGCTGGAG CTGTTCTTTGTGGTTGGTGTGGTACCTGGAAAGGAGATAAAGTTTGTGGTGGTTGCAGAAGAGCACATTACTGCTCTGAGAAACACCAG GCTGTTCATTGGAAATCAGGTCATAAAAGACGCTGTTTACCACTGGAAGCATCTGAATCTAGCAATAATTGGACTGTTGGGGAGATGCAAGAAG TTGCAAGCAATAGTCTGTGGCCTGAGTATGAGATTGCAATTACTGATGAGTGTGAGGATAAGATCTCTGATGATAACGGAGAACTGAACTCATTGATTTCTTCAAGCCGAGTGGATGAATCGATTGAATCACTTATAGACAGCTTTGAG GGGGAAGATGACAAGAAGAGTTGGGCATCTTTCCAGGAGAGGATATCCCGTACCCCTGAGCAAGTATTAAG GTATTACAGAGATGCTGGAGCAAAACCATTATGGCCAATGTCAAGTGGCCAGCCATCAAAGGCTGAGATTCCTAAATGCAGCTATTGTGGTGGCCGTAGGGTATTTGAGTTTCAG GTTTTACCACAAGTACTCTATTATTTTGGTGTGGAAAATGATGTTAATTCTCTTGACTGGGCTACTATTGCTGTTTACACCTGTGAAGCCTCGTGTGATGGAAGTATGGCTTACAAAGAGGAGTTTGTTTGGGTTCAAATTGCATCTCAATCAAGTACAACGCACAGATAA
- the LOC107816359 gene encoding uncharacterized protein LOC107816359 isoform X1 — protein sequence MDEEINATKSMRSLQITLRDEEDEIDDSGEVNSYDDDDDDDDDVEEEDEEKEAVGLGVLEKPENSWSLRRELFPSKAGGTPAWLDPVNLPTGRSCLCDFCAEPLQFMLQVYAPLTEKDSTFHRTLFLFMCTSMACLLKDQHEQWKRNQVKPSRSVKVFCCQLPRNNSFYSSEPPRNNGKDKPSRAGAVLCGWCGTWKGDKVCGGCRRAHYCSEKHQAVHWKSGHKRRCLPLEASESSNNWTVGEMQEVHGDFNPQSVASNSLWPEYEIAITDECEDKISDDNGELNSLISSSRVDESIESLIDSFEGEDDKKSWASFQERISRTPEQVLRYYRDAGAKPLWPMSSGQPSKAEIPKCSYCGGRRVFEFQVLPQVLYYFGVENDVNSLDWATIAVYTCEASCDGSMAYKEEFVWVQIASQSSTTHR from the exons ATGGATGAAGAAATTAATGCTACAAAAAGCATGAGGAGCTTGCAAATTACTCTTCGTGATGAGGAAGATGAAATTGATGATAGTGGAGAAGTTAATtcatatgatgatgatgatgatgatgatgatgatgttgaagaGGAGGATGAAGAGAAAGAAGCTGTGGGATTAGGGGTTCTTGAAAAGCCCGAGAATTCATGGTCACTGCGACGTGAGCTATTTCCAAGCAAAGCTGGGGGTACTCCT GCTTGGTTGGATCCAGTTAACTTGCCAACAGGGAGATCATGTCTTTGCGATTTCTGTGCCGAGCCTTTGCAGTTCatgcttcag GTTTATGCACCACTCACTGAGAAGGATTCTACTTTTCATCGTACCTTATTTCTCTTCATGTGCACATCAATGGCCTGTCTCCTTAAAGACCAACACGAGCAGTGGAAAAGGAACCAAGTCAAGCCATCCAGGAG TGTCAAGGTCTTCTGTTGCCAATTGCCCCGTAATAACTCTTTTTACTCCAGTGAGCCCCCAAGAAACAATGGGAAAGATAAACCTTCTAGAGCTGGAG CTGTTCTTTGTGGTTGGTGTGGTACCTGGAAAGGAGATAAAGTTTGTGGTGGTTGCAGAAGAGCACATTACTGCTCTGAGAAACACCAG GCTGTTCATTGGAAATCAGGTCATAAAAGACGCTGTTTACCACTGGAAGCATCTGAATCTAGCAATAATTGGACTGTTGGGGAGATGCAAGAAG TTCATGGAGATTTTAATCCTCAATCAGTTGCAAGCAATAGTCTGTGGCCTGAGTATGAGATTGCAATTACTGATGAGTGTGAGGATAAGATCTCTGATGATAACGGAGAACTGAACTCATTGATTTCTTCAAGCCGAGTGGATGAATCGATTGAATCACTTATAGACAGCTTTGAG GGGGAAGATGACAAGAAGAGTTGGGCATCTTTCCAGGAGAGGATATCCCGTACCCCTGAGCAAGTATTAAG GTATTACAGAGATGCTGGAGCAAAACCATTATGGCCAATGTCAAGTGGCCAGCCATCAAAGGCTGAGATTCCTAAATGCAGCTATTGTGGTGGCCGTAGGGTATTTGAGTTTCAG GTTTTACCACAAGTACTCTATTATTTTGGTGTGGAAAATGATGTTAATTCTCTTGACTGGGCTACTATTGCTGTTTACACCTGTGAAGCCTCGTGTGATGGAAGTATGGCTTACAAAGAGGAGTTTGTTTGGGTTCAAATTGCATCTCAATCAAGTACAACGCACAGATAA
- the LOC107816361 gene encoding uncharacterized protein LOC107816361 isoform X1: protein MGKGEDLWDDSALINAFNDAVSKYKIMHSKGAKHSSNEENLAALDGGSNELKSNGEGDDNSKVAPDTTIEMGDASYLPSVKENSSSEAVPPESQVNAQNTQDKAIESICSQSVEDYNQLLNTYYKLEDQRQKILQQLNQFGMWSYRNSASTSQEHQAYAAQSSHPTESSFYCPHGCQSWVSPCTASPCCLGGNQDDKPCDASVQGVQQNNSSLQNSNLVNIAKEAAEKVLSSLKQASNTASLDSFANEGKQIEMNPVTAEKAAGLEADLTEVLNAWYSAGLYTGKYLSEQSYSKKSRG from the exons ATGGGGAAAGGAGAAGATCTATGGGATGATTCTGCCCTCATCAACGCCTTCAACGATGCCGTTTCCAAGTACAAG attatgcataGTAAAGGAGCTAAACATAGCAGCAACGAGGAGAATTTGGCAGCTCTTGATGGCGGAAGCAATGAGCTTAAAAG CAATGGGGAGGGAGATGATAACAGCAAAGTTGCACCAGATACCACTATAGAAATGGGAGATGCAAGCTACCTGCCATCCGTAAAAGAAAATTCCTCTTCTGAGGCAGTTCCCCCTGAAAGCCAAGTGAATGCGCAAAACACCCAGGATAAGGCTATAGAGAGCATCTGTTCACAGAGTGTAGAAGATTACAACCAGTTGCTCAATACATATTACAAACTTGAGGATCAAAGGCAAAAGATTTTGCAGCAGCTTAACCAGTTTGGCATGTGGAGTTATCGAAATTCTGCTTCTACTTCACAAGAACATCAAGCTTATGCAGCACAGAGTTCACATCCAACAGAATCTTCTTTCTACTGCCCACATGGTTGCCAAAGTTGGGTGTCTCCATGCACCGCATCACCTTGTTGTTTGGGTGGAAATCAGGATGACAAACCGTGTGATGCTTCCGTACAAGGTGTTCAACAAAATAACTCATCTCTTCAAAATTCTAACTTGGTTAATATAGCAAAGGAAGCTGCAGAAAAAGTACTATCCTCTTTAAAGCAAGCTTCTAACACGGCTTCACTGGATTCATTTGCAAATGAAG GAAAACAAATAGAGATGAACCCTGTTACTGCAGAGAAAGCTGCTGGCTTGGAGGCGGATCTAACTGAAGTGCTGAATGCATGGTATTCTGCAGGTCTTTACACTGGAAA GTATCTTTCCGAGCAATCATATTCGAAGAAGAGCCGTGGTTAA
- the LOC107816361 gene encoding uncharacterized protein LOC107816361 isoform X2 has product MHSKGAKHSSNEENLAALDGGSNELKSNGEGDDNSKVAPDTTIEMGDASYLPSVKENSSSEAVPPESQVNAQNTQDKAIESICSQSVEDYNQLLNTYYKLEDQRQKILQQLNQFGMWSYRNSASTSQEHQAYAAQSSHPTESSFYCPHGCQSWVSPCTASPCCLGGNQDDKPCDASVQGVQQNNSSLQNSNLVNIAKEAAEKVLSSLKQASNTASLDSFANEGKQIEMNPVTAEKAAGLEADLTEVLNAWYSAGLYTGKYLSEQSYSKKSRG; this is encoded by the exons atgcataGTAAAGGAGCTAAACATAGCAGCAACGAGGAGAATTTGGCAGCTCTTGATGGCGGAAGCAATGAGCTTAAAAG CAATGGGGAGGGAGATGATAACAGCAAAGTTGCACCAGATACCACTATAGAAATGGGAGATGCAAGCTACCTGCCATCCGTAAAAGAAAATTCCTCTTCTGAGGCAGTTCCCCCTGAAAGCCAAGTGAATGCGCAAAACACCCAGGATAAGGCTATAGAGAGCATCTGTTCACAGAGTGTAGAAGATTACAACCAGTTGCTCAATACATATTACAAACTTGAGGATCAAAGGCAAAAGATTTTGCAGCAGCTTAACCAGTTTGGCATGTGGAGTTATCGAAATTCTGCTTCTACTTCACAAGAACATCAAGCTTATGCAGCACAGAGTTCACATCCAACAGAATCTTCTTTCTACTGCCCACATGGTTGCCAAAGTTGGGTGTCTCCATGCACCGCATCACCTTGTTGTTTGGGTGGAAATCAGGATGACAAACCGTGTGATGCTTCCGTACAAGGTGTTCAACAAAATAACTCATCTCTTCAAAATTCTAACTTGGTTAATATAGCAAAGGAAGCTGCAGAAAAAGTACTATCCTCTTTAAAGCAAGCTTCTAACACGGCTTCACTGGATTCATTTGCAAATGAAG GAAAACAAATAGAGATGAACCCTGTTACTGCAGAGAAAGCTGCTGGCTTGGAGGCGGATCTAACTGAAGTGCTGAATGCATGGTATTCTGCAGGTCTTTACACTGGAAA GTATCTTTCCGAGCAATCATATTCGAAGAAGAGCCGTGGTTAA